In Paralichthys olivaceus isolate ysfri-2021 chromosome 12, ASM2471397v2, whole genome shotgun sequence, the genomic window TGCTGTGTAATGGCTGCAGCCTGGGGCATCATGGTCCTGCATGTAACTTGAGATGGGCTGAACTCCAGCCTCCACAAACAGAGCTGACCTCCCAGCTGAACAGAGTAAACATCGACCCGTGGCCTCATGAGAAGACTAATGGGTCGTATCCATCTAATAATagcttgttgtgttttcaatttGGACCTTTCTTAGTCGGATTATTGTTGATTCATTGTGTAAGAATTCTGTAGAAATTCTTTAaagctgtgtttttaacatGGAGGCTTTGTTTGTGTGACCGTTTGTATTCAGTACGTGCTGAAGGGCTTCAGGGTGTGGCCGCAGTCAAGCTGCCAGTGCAGCAATGTCCTTTGAGACCAGAgaatacacacactcagctccgctcagtcacacacacacacacacacacacacacacacacacacacacacacacattgatgcaCATATGTGTAGACACTGTGTTGTGCGCCATTGCATGTAAATCATCAGGGTTGTTATACAGGGACTGCAGAGTTTTAGTGCTTGGAGAGGGAAGGGCAGGGAAATATGAAACACATCATCATGATTCACGCAGTCGTCGGCATCTTACGCTCAAATGCTGCAGCTGACGTCTAGTGGCTCGGAAGTGACCTCTAATCCCCTCATGAAAAAATTTTTTTGAAatgctcttttcctcttttatttcccAGGTAAAGATCATGTGTGTCGCTTCGTGGGATGTGGCCGCAATGACCGCTTTAACTACGTGGTGATGGAGCTTCAGGTTGGTCTGAATGCAGGAGACGTGATGGCTCATGAGCATTCGCACAACGTGACACATCAAACTAGCGCTGAAATAATGAGCACAAAACAGTTTGAATGACGTTGCACAAACGTTTTCgatacattttctgtgttgAAATAGATTCATTTGTGATTTTCGCCTAGTTTTAACAGATTTTGTTCTTGGTCCCTCAGGGTCGTAATCTGGCCGACCTGAGGAGAAGTATGACCCGGGGCACGTTTAGCATCAGCACCACCCTGCGTCTGGGTCGCCAGATCCTGGAATCCATAGAGAGCATCCACTCGGTTGGCTTCCTGCATCGTGACATCAAACCGGTGGGTCTCAGGAcggaggctgcagcagaggattGTCTCTGCTTGGTTTTAATTTCATCATCTTGCTCCTCCTATATATTCCAGGCACagggaaatatttatatttatagttcTATTCCTAGTATTCTTGCTGAtttagtatttttcttttttgaccgTTGCACTTACAGTAAGTTGGCTCAGTATGAGTTTTGGCCAAATGCCCAGAAATGTCTTCTGAGCTGCTGCATTAAATTATATTCCATCATAGGAacacatttattgtatttatgtaaatattattttttatgtacATTTTATTACATATCACACCTAAccaattttctttttgcctttgCCTCCTTATCCCTCATTGCTGCCTTAGTCCAATTTTGCCATGGGTCGCTTCCCCAGCACCTGTCGTACCTGCTACATGCTGGACTTTGGTTTGGCTCGACAGTTCACCAACTCATGCCAGGAGGTCCGACCTGTAAGTGCCCTCTTCAGTTAATGAGTACACACTGAGTTTGCTCATATCAATATTATTCACTTAAACAATTGATCAAATCATTGTGTAACATGAAAGACGCCACTTTTAGAGAATTATCTCCAAATGAACTGTTAgctgaaataaataattgttaAGTAGCCTAAAAAATCTCttaatacatgtttttatcGTAATCTAACACCGTTTAAAATGTTGATCGTGGGTTGGGTTTAAGAGTCAGACTGAAGAAATCTACAAACACGAGCACTTTGAGTTTATTTATGACTAAAATCCTGCTGAAATTCTGCAGATCTGGTTTGGATTTCAGAAAACTTGTTAGATCATGTCTATGTTAGCATTTGATGGCTGTATCTGTCTTTATCCCTCAGCCTCGTCCTGTGGCAGGATTCAGGGGAACAGTACGTTATGCATCTGTCAACGCTCACAAGAATAAGGTCAGTATCTGTCCAACCTGTGCTGCGGCTCTTGTGTAAGCTGTGATGCTGTCCCACAAGTGTTATAGTTTATTAGCTAAACCCTGACCAATGACCCAATGTTGTTGAAATAAATGTCAACTCAAACGTGACGTAATTCTGCAGGAGATGGGTCGTCATGACGACCTTTGGTCCCTCTTCTACATGCTGGTGGAGTTTCTGGTCGGTCAGTTGCCGTGGAGGAAGATCAAGGACAAAGTAAGGACAAGCGATAATTGTTGTCCTTCCTTGGAAGTGAACAGCCGTGTCCAGGTCGctgtgagtgatgagatgtgacaagtgcgtgtgtgtctgtttgttcatTCCTAGGAACATGTGGGGAAGCTGAAGGAGACCTATGATCATCGTCTGATGCTCAAACATCTGCCGGCAGAGTTTGGTGTGTTTTTGGAACACATCTCCAGCCTGGACTACTTCACCAAGCCTGACTACCAGGTACACAAAGGATTTATTGCTGGTTTTAGCAAGTGATAACATAGTGCCATATTCTTtctgataaaaaaatgtttgcagtaCAAGACCAAGAAAGATCTGTTATAGTTGATTTACACCCAAAATGTGCATGTTCTGTGAAATTCTCCGGAGtaactgtgtatttgttttgttacagCTGCTGATGTCAGTGTTTGACAACAGCATGAAAACCTACAACGTGGTGGAGAACGACCCCTATGACTGGGAGCGGACCGGCACCGATGGCACCTTGACAATCAGTGCTTGTGCCACAACACCACAACATCACACCCGGCTCACTCCGGCACATATGGGGTGTGTTTGCTTGAAATAATCAAGTTGACTCAGATAGATTTAGAATTTTTCCAGCCTCATATATGAAATAATGTGTGTACTTGATGTTGTCCCAGCATGGCGAATGCCTCCCTGATACCTGGCGACCTGCTGAGGGAAAACACAGATGAGGTTTTGCAGGATGAGCAGCTCAGTGACGTGGAGAACAACCCCGCCCCTGATCGCCTGCCTGGCTCGCCCCTTCACCCGCACCGCAACCAGGAGGCTGATGTGTGGGAGGAGCTGGATCGCAACCGTAACCGCATCAGGACAGCAGTCTGGAAGGTAGATCCCATGTCAACACACAAACTTGGGCTTTATAGTACATGTAATATTGGAGTTCAGTGCCGCTGGTGAAGATCACTTGTTTCTTTGGTAAATACATTAAAACTGACTGGTTCCCACAGGCAGCGACGGAGGAGGAACACAGCAACAACCAGGGCAACCAGGGCAACCAGGGCAACCAAGGACACCAGAGCCCCTACGCCGGGCCAAGTCTGGGTTCTCCAGTCAAACACTCTGAGGTGATGGCTTCAGACCGAGAGGGCCCTCTGCTGAGGAAGCTCCGCAACATCCACAGCTTTGAGCTGGAGAGGAGGCTCGGCTTAGAGTCCAAGCCCAGTCCAGAGCGCTTCCTCGAGGCCTGGTAGGTTCATCGAGGAACCGCTAAATCTTTGATAAGTCTTTTTTTCCTTAGTAGAGGCTTGATTGTTTGCATCTGTCTTGTGTCGGTTCAGCTCGGCTCAGCAGCAGACCGGCGCCCCACACCAGGAGAAGGAGGCAAATGCAGCTGCAATCATCCCAGTAACTCAGGGTCAAACCGTACCTGCCGGGGAGCGTCCCGATAGGATCTGGCACCATGATGAGGAGTTCCTGTCTGGCAACGGTTCTCCCAAACCTGCATCCCCTGGATCTCTGGAGCAGGGAGAGGGGGCGGCCAGCAGCGGGGGCTTTGTGGCCCTCAATTTGAGCTCTGGGAGGCAGGACATTGACTCAAGGGAGTGGGTAATGGTGGAGCGACCCAGTGGCTCCCCAGGAGCCAAGGTTACCAGCCcttcagaggaggatgaggcgCCAGAGGTGTTCCAGCCAGGGCAACGGTCTCCTGGGTGGGGTAAGGGCAGCCCAAGCCCTAGCTCTGGAAAAGCTAAACAGGAGAGCACGGCTTCCTCCAAAGGAAGTACAAAAGTGGACAAGTTGGAGCTTAGCGTGGGCCCTGCCGGGGCTCTGCCTCCCATCACTCCAACCAGCCCAGCTGAAGCTCTGGCTGAGGGAGTTCTCACGCAGGTAAGCGCTTACATTTGAAGGCCACCTCACAACATGGCATACATGAGACTGACTGTACTCAGCATTTTACAAAGTTAAAAAGCTGCACAGAGTCAGAGTTCTAGCTCTAGAACTGTAATGCTAAAATCATATCAGCTCCACCAGCTGCATCTTGCTGtagtttgaagctaaatgttaCTGCTTCATGTTTGCCCGCTTTTCACTTGTGTATCTGTTactagaagatatttgtgacaCAACTGCAGAGCTTTGATCACATCACAGCATGGGGGAAGGGGAGAGCTTCTGGTTTTGAAAAGCACTTTGATTTGCTTTAGATATCATTCATAGATCTGATCTTATTTGCAGACATTTGCAATGTGTTGAGttgttcttatttattttgcaaaGCAAATGATTTCTTTCCAGAATATACTTTGATTTGCTTAGTTTTTTTTGCTCCTTTGCTGTTCATAACCTTCCACCAGCCCATTTTGTCCGAACTCCTGATCACTCTGCTTCAACACAAACCGCTTTTTCTCAAATTGCagagtttattttttcactACAAGAGGAATAACTGTCCCCTAACTCTCACACAACCAGAACTTGTACCTCCAAGTTGAACAGTTAAACCATCTTTTTCAGGAACCACCTTCCTCGTCTCCATCTTTACCTTTATAATCCCACCATCGCTTAATCTGTGAAAAAAAGCGTCGTTCTCGCTACCAGTCCGCCTTCTCATCCTGCCTCACAGAACTCCCACCAtacctcctccatcttctcacTCCCTCACCGATCTcacaccccctcctctctccacctcccacttctctccccctcctctcttagCTCCCCACCTCTCCTCCGTCCCTGCCTGAGGAAGTCGCGGTGCGGACGTACAGCCCCATCCCTCTGCGCTCTCCCAGCCCTCACACTCTCCTGACCACCCTGTCGGACCCGCTGCACCAGCGCCATCCGCCAGGGATAAGGCGCAGCCAGTCTGCCGACCAGCAGCATGAGCGcgcctcctcttcatcctcctgccATGCCTCCCTTCCGCTACCACCACATCCCGCCCCTGGCACCCGCTCGCCCAGTCGTAGGAAACTGCCCGCCATCCCAGCGGGTGCTGCCAACGCCAAGTTTCCCTCTGTCATACGCATCACACGCGCCCAACTTCAGCAGGTGATGAGCTcatcacaataaaaacagtCCTCCATTCAGCCTCCTCTACGTCAGTAGCAACACACGGGCTGTCAAcacttttgtttgttcattttcttttttctttacgTTGCTTGTTTTGGCTTCTTTGTTCCGTTGGCTTGCTTACTGTGTTGTTGTCAGGCAGCTCTCTCCAGAGACCATGAAGGGCATTGTGCAGGCCAGGCAGAGCATGGGTCAGATGTGTCCTTGTGTCTGGACATGTGTTCTTGTGATCTGAATagggttgtgtgtttgtctgattgtGGCATGTGTGTTTGGAATGTCGAGTCATGACTACCGGTTGCATGATCTCTTTTGTTTCAGATCGTCTTTGTCCTCGctatttttctcttcctctctctctccctgtatttgttcctcaccctctcttcgCTGAAGCCCCCTGCGAAGTTGCGTGAACGTTTCCTGTCCTACTTGCCGGTTTAGTACTCACAGCTTGACTGACACTGCCATAgcacttgtgtgttttggtCTGATAATGGTAGCTATGGTACTGCATGCTGTTGCCAAACTAATCACCATTTATTACCCCATATTATACAATTCTTCTCTTTTCACACAACTGCATCAGGCTCTTGCTACAGCACTACAGCACAACTCGACATGTTGTAGTCTATCAGCAACAGGCCTTTGACAATTCGAATAATATTCCCAACTTTTGTCTGGTTAATTTTTGAATAacacttgtgtgtgtctttctcttgTGTCCCATGTCTTCACCTCCCCCCTCTTTAGTTGACAGCTCAGCGTCCCTCTGGGCTGTCCTCCCAGTCAGGATCAGACAGTGCTCCACAGTGCCTCCTCCTGGAGAGGCGTGGAGAAGCTGAGGCTCAGCAGGTCCAGGAGCACACAGTGGACATCACCTCCCCACAGGACCATGTGCCCACCCATCCAGGGACACCCACAGACCCCCTGGCTGAAATGCTGGTCAATGGAGACAGCAACACCAAAGCTCCAAGCCCTGTGCCAAGTCGTGTGTCTTCCCCTCGCTCCCCCCGTTCTCCGCACTCACCTCCTCCACGCTCGCCCTCTTCTCCGCACTCCCCTCACTCCCCACATTCTCCTCGCTCTCCTCGAAGTCCTGTTTTTACGAATGGCCACTTCTCTCCCTATGTCTCTGGCCAAAAAGATTTAAATAACGGTGCTTACCCCAAGCTGAGAGACCATGAGAATGACTCCGGCCTCGCTCCCTGTGCCACAGAGTCTCAgctgagagaggagcagggtggAGAGGGGATCCAGGCCAAAGTGCAGACTGGCAGCCCATTGCTCTCCTCCCCAGTTGCCCCCCGCAAGGACCCCAGCCGCAGGCAAAGTCGCATCCCAGTCCTGGAGCCCTCCAGTCTGCTGGAGCTCCCACCTCCAGGGTCTGCCAAGGAGAAACTCTTAAAGAAGAAAGCCAGTCACCAGGGTCCGGTCCCCTCTCCCACcgcctcaccctccctctctgatAGGCGCAGTGCCATGGTCGCCTCCCTTGCAAGAGACCCACTGTCCTCCACCTCTGACCGCTCGCAGGACGAGGACTCTCTCATGGGCTCCCGCTCCGACCGCCAGGGAGACGATGctccgtctctctcctcctcttctagcCCTCTGTCCCGCAAGAGTAGGATCCCTCGTCCAGTTCATTCTGCTGAGCAGCTGGCTGCCCAATTCCTGCCACGCCCACCGCCTGGGAAGCCACCTAGTCGCTCCACAGTGGAGGGCAGGTAATTTGTTTATCTGAATCCAATGATTAATACAACCATTATGATACCATAATACAAAGAGCAAGAAGATGAGAATAATAACATTTTACTTTCcttgtttattcttgtgatcgagtgtttgttgtgtgttggtgGGAATTAACAGCAAACAATGGTCCACtctatttaaatatgaatatgagtCACTTAATGACTTGACTGTTACTCACACCCTTCCCTGCTTTTTGTACCCACTAAGGCTAAGACGTTACCGCATCCGAGCGAGCAGCACCAGTGACTCTGACCTCCTGACATGCCTCGCTCAGCTGATGCATGGCTCCCGCGGCTCCCCCGTTCACCACCGCTCCTCAGCCCAGCACGGGGGCTCCAGGATGGGCATCTGCAGTCTGACGAGCTCGCCGCACCACCACCGCAGCTCCAGCGCTTCTCCACgcagctcctcctccctgcagcgCTCCGTGAGCTCCTCGCCCTCCCGCCATGAGCCCCGTGGGGGCGGGGGAGGGGGCTGCCTTGGCCGCAGCCGTTCGCCCCCCAGCTTCTCCGGCTCACCACCCCCCCGCCGCTTCTACTCCCATCATCAGGAGACTTGCTGCAGCCGCCAGGCACGCACAGGCCCCTTATACCTGTCCAGGGGTAAAGGCTGCAGCCGAGAGGGCAAGTGCTCCAGCAAGCTGAGCAGATAGTTGCACTGATACAGCAGAGGACGGGAAGACTCCAAATTCTGACAGACATCAGTCAGGATAAGAACCTGAGTCTTCCTCTttaattagattaaaaaaaaaaaatcttctttcaCAGTGTTTCCCCGTCAGTCTGATTCTTACAGTTGAACCTCGCCACTTCCTAGTGTTTGCTTCTTCTATTTGCACACAGCGTTTGTCATTCAATTACGTGCTTAGCTTTAAACCAGTGGTTCAGTATTGAATTTCCGTAAAGTTGTGGGACAGGTTTGAGGAACAATGGTCAAAATCCGTACATCAGAGGTTCTGACATCAAAAGCTTCTTCTTCCCTGACTCCTCCATGTGAGTAAATGTTTTCGGTGCCACTTTATGACAATTTATCAGACTAACTACTGTATCATTTTATATTCGTTAAAATGTGGTAGAGCAAAATAGTGTAGCTGTAAAATGTAACAGTTCTTTCTCAAGGCAGGAAGTTCAATAATACATGAGTCAATAGTTAGTTGAGCCAGAagacacataaataaatcagcTTATTTAACTCTAAACCATCCTGCACAACAATATATAGTAGCTTATTTATCCCCCAGTGATGATGCACTTGTGTAATACTGATTGAATATCAGTGCAGCTGATCCCAGCTTTGTTAAATATTAGCCTGGGGTTGAATCCGTTGTCTCCTGATTTTTGGAGCAGGCAGGGTATAATATTTACTTTATGCTACAAGTGAATGCATAAAGCCAGAGTTTGTGTACAGCTGTATTTATtgagatatttattttcatgcttAGTGATGCCTACGACTCCTGTACCCTCTTCTGTGCGATCATGGACGTGCGGGTTTGTGTCGCCCGGATTAGTTTTACACGCTCAATCGACGGGATTACGCCGAAGTGATCCTTTATACAATCAATCATGTACCGTGTGTGAGGATACACACCTTTTTGTGCCTACTGTGTTGCTGAGAGGTGATTTGAAGGGATTACAGGTTGTTGTAGTGGAACTCCTTTTTAGATGTGAAGGCATCATGTGTTAGCTGTAGTTGTAGTAGCAGTAGGGAGCTTAAAGAACACAAGGTACATCACATGAGTAATGGTCAGATATATTTGTCTCAGCTTGTGCCTTGGCACTTTGGGCAGCTTGAGGATTCACTCTGGTGTGTCTGtgattagaaaaaaataaatggagcCAAAATCAGACGCGTGCCAGTGGTTATGAAGACGATGACCCATTCCACCAGTATTCTTTAATGTAGAAAAGGTAGCAACACAACTGTTTGTAAATCCGACACAATTTGAGCAACAGTTTACTTGATTAGCTGTTATTTATAAAGGAGATATTTAAAATTTCGAAACCCACTTCAGCTGTCCTGTATGTACCAGGTCAGTGTTTGAGACGACACTTTGAACAAATGTGAATTTCAGACCTCAAACAACATTTTGTCAAATGTTACTGAAAACAGAGGccatatgtgtgtatatatatgtatataaatatatttctcaCACCAATATGatgaagaatgttttttttttgtttcttaattTTTCTCCTGCGCCGGAGAATGTCTTTTTATAAAACAACGTACAATGTGTTTGTGCTCCAGGCGAAGGAGTCAgagtaatgtttgtgttttgatttaagTCCAGATTCCTCATTCAAACTCCTCTTCTCACTCCTCTGCTTGTAAGATACTGTAACATAACTCCGGCTTCCTTCCAGCGCTACTCTTTGCATGTTCAACAGAGAAAAGAcgggaatataaaaaaaaaatctaactcaACTACTGAGTAAAACGCTGCACACCCCCTCCCATAACAGGGCATTTATCTTGTGAAGATTTCAGCTCAGCAGGGACTTCATTACCTGTTgggttgttttatttctgtgaatcTGTGTATCTCATTTTCCTCTTCCCACCTCGTGTACGACACTAGTGTTTTTGCGCTTCCTGCACGGACTTGGGATGATTGTGTTGCTGGATAACGACAAGACTGTATTTTTATTAGTGCAAATATAGGACGTGTTGCGCAAAATAAAAACGGAGAACAGACTTTGTATTGTAGGAAAAACCAAGTTGAAAGATAAACAGCAGCCTCTATAAGACACGGCCGCATGTATGAACAGACATTGCCAAATATTTTGATAGATTTTGCAGATGTGGTTCAACTTGATATGTGATATACGTGTATAGAGTGGGCACGTTGCTTTGTAGACGTGCTGTTTTGGTTTGACTCGTGCAGGAACCTACGCCGGCCTCACAGAGCAGCTACGATGACTCATCCTGAAGGCAGACAGCGTTCAGTCAGTCAGCCGCCTTaatgtctcttctctgccccCTCTGTGCATAGCGAGGGATGACTGAGCCTTGTCTGTGTTGGTGATCATTCCACTATTATAGGGCCTGAGCCTTTTCCTGTCCCTTATCTCTTGTCTGTGAATGCCTGGTCACCTCTGAAATCAGTGCTGTGAAGACCTGTTCCTTTTCCTGTGAGCTTGCATGGGCTGTTTATCGATCGACTGGCTGGAATGAAAACATATCAGGT contains:
- the ttbk2a gene encoding tau-tubulin kinase 2 isoform X1, with protein sequence MSGGAEQADILSVLSLVKERWKVVKKIGGGGFGEIYEALDLLTRVSVALKVESAQQPKQVLKMEVAVLKKLQGKDHVCRFVGCGRNDRFNYVVMELQGRNLADLRRSMTRGTFSISTTLRLGRQILESIESIHSVGFLHRDIKPSNFAMGRFPSTCRTCYMLDFGLARQFTNSCQEVRPPRPVAGFRGTVRYASVNAHKNKEMGRHDDLWSLFYMLVEFLVGQLPWRKIKDKEHVGKLKETYDHRLMLKHLPAEFGVFLEHISSLDYFTKPDYQLLMSVFDNSMKTYNVVENDPYDWERTGTDGTLTISACATTPQHHTRLTPAHMGMANASLIPGDLLRENTDEVLQDEQLSDVENNPAPDRLPGSPLHPHRNQEADVWEELDRNRNRIRTAVWKAATEEEHSNNQGNQGNQGNQGHQSPYAGPSLGSPVKHSEVMASDREGPLLRKLRNIHSFELERRLGLESKPSPERFLEACSAQQQTGAPHQEKEANAAAIIPVTQGQTVPAGERPDRIWHHDEEFLSGNGSPKPASPGSLEQGEGAASSGGFVALNLSSGRQDIDSREWVMVERPSGSPGAKVTSPSEEDEAPEVFQPGQRSPGWGKGSPSPSSGKAKQESTASSKGSTKVDKLELSVGPAGALPPITPTSPAEALAEGVLTQLPTSPPSLPEEVAVRTYSPIPLRSPSPHTLLTTLSDPLHQRHPPGIRRSQSADQQHERASSSSSCHASLPLPPHPAPGTRSPSRRKLPAIPAGAANAKFPSVIRITRAQLQQLTAQRPSGLSSQSGSDSAPQCLLLERRGEAEAQQVQEHTVDITSPQDHVPTHPGTPTDPLAEMLVNGDSNTKAPSPVPSRVSSPRSPRSPHSPPPRSPSSPHSPHSPHSPRSPRSPVFTNGHFSPYVSGQKDLNNGAYPKLRDHENDSGLAPCATESQLREEQGGEGIQAKVQTGSPLLSSPVAPRKDPSRRQSRIPVLEPSSLLELPPPGSAKEKLLKKKASHQGPVPSPTASPSLSDRRSAMVASLARDPLSSTSDRSQDEDSLMGSRSDRQGDDAPSLSSSSSPLSRKSRIPRPVHSAEQLAAQFLPRPPPGKPPSRSTVEGRLRRYRIRASSTSDSDLLTCLAQLMHGSRGSPVHHRSSAQHGGSRMGICSLTSSPHHHRSSSASPRSSSSLQRSVSSSPSRHEPRGGGGGGCLGRSRSPPSFSGSPPPRRFYSHHQETCCSRQARTGPLYLSRGKGCSREGKCSSKLSR
- the ttbk2a gene encoding tau-tubulin kinase 2 isoform X2; its protein translation is MSGGAEQADILSVLSLVKERWKVVKKIGGGGFGEIYEALDLLTRVSVALKVESAQQPKQVLKMEVAVLKKLQGKDHVCRFVGCGRNDRFNYVVMELQGRNLADLRRSMTRGTFSISTTLRLGRQILESIESIHSVGFLHRDIKPSNFAMGRFPSTCRTCYMLDFGLARQFTNSCQEVRPPRPVAGFRGTVRYASVNAHKNKEMGRHDDLWSLFYMLVEFLVGQLPWRKIKDKEHVGKLKETYDHRLMLKHLPAEFGVFLEHISSLDYFTKPDYQLLMSVFDNSMKTYNVVENDPYDWERTGTDGTLTISACATTPQHHTRLTPAHMGMANASLIPGDLLRENTDEVLQDEQLSDVENNPAPDRLPGSPLHPHRNQEADVWEELDRNRNRIRTAVWKAATEEEHSNNQGNQGNQGNQGHQSPYAGPSLGSPVKHSEVMASDREGPLLRKLRNIHSFELERRLGLESKPSPERFLEACSAQQQTGAPHQEKEANAAAIIPVTQGQTVPAGERPDRIWHHDEEFLSGNGSPKPASPGSLEQGEGAASSGGFVALNLSSGRQDIDSREWVMVERPSGSPGAKVTSPSEEDEAPEVFQPGQRSPGWGKGSPSPSSGKAKQESTASSKGSTKVDKLELSVGPAGALPPITPTSPAEALAEGVLTQLTAQRPSGLSSQSGSDSAPQCLLLERRGEAEAQQVQEHTVDITSPQDHVPTHPGTPTDPLAEMLVNGDSNTKAPSPVPSRVSSPRSPRSPHSPPPRSPSSPHSPHSPHSPRSPRSPVFTNGHFSPYVSGQKDLNNGAYPKLRDHENDSGLAPCATESQLREEQGGEGIQAKVQTGSPLLSSPVAPRKDPSRRQSRIPVLEPSSLLELPPPGSAKEKLLKKKASHQGPVPSPTASPSLSDRRSAMVASLARDPLSSTSDRSQDEDSLMGSRSDRQGDDAPSLSSSSSPLSRKSRIPRPVHSAEQLAAQFLPRPPPGKPPSRSTVEGRLRRYRIRASSTSDSDLLTCLAQLMHGSRGSPVHHRSSAQHGGSRMGICSLTSSPHHHRSSSASPRSSSSLQRSVSSSPSRHEPRGGGGGGCLGRSRSPPSFSGSPPPRRFYSHHQETCCSRQARTGPLYLSRGKGCSREGKCSSKLSR